In a single window of the Streptomyces brevispora genome:
- a CDS encoding acyl carrier protein yields MSAIHPTITEVLSRTFRVPVAEILPESTMESLDMDSLAVAEFAVVMREAVGVELDPGTLHRDTSLAGLTEFLRASAGSEAPVGTAR; encoded by the coding sequence ATGAGCGCGATTCACCCCACGATCACCGAGGTACTCAGCCGTACCTTCAGGGTGCCCGTGGCCGAGATTCTCCCGGAATCCACGATGGAGAGCCTGGACATGGACTCCCTGGCAGTCGCCGAGTTCGCCGTCGTCATGAGGGAGGCCGTCGGCGTCGAGCTGGACCCGGGCACACTGCACCGGGACACCAGCCTCGCCGGGCTCACGGAGTTCCTCCGGGCGTCGGCCGGCAGCGAGGCGCCGGTGGGCACCGCCCGATGA
- a CDS encoding beta-ketoacyl-[acyl-carrier-protein] synthase family protein, translating into MKMPAIAVTGLGMITPVGNDTESTWDGVCAGVSPARTVPALAGCAIDFACTVDGIDLDASIGRRTAFRMGRYTKFAVLAAREAVADAGLDPGGWDGGRVAVVVGTSSGGSAGLTDQALVLERRGPEATSPSGILLTIPNMPAAEIAIEMGATGPSLAPCTACSSGITALSVARDLLVTGQCDLAIAGATESTLFPIAMTGFARSGAAARADRDLSRLSRPFAADRAGLVMGEGAAVMVLERAADAEARGAEPRALLAGTGATTDAHHPTSPHPDGRLAQAAVEAALRAAGWQAADVEHINAHGTATPRNDAAEAALIGRVFPHRPPVTAPKGVLGHCMGAAGAIEAGLTILTLQRGIIPPVANLDAPAPGFDIECVTKQPLVLPVRRAVSHSFGFGGHNAVVALLRP; encoded by the coding sequence ATGAAGATGCCGGCCATCGCCGTCACCGGCCTGGGAATGATCACCCCGGTCGGCAACGACACCGAGTCCACCTGGGACGGGGTGTGCGCCGGGGTCAGCCCGGCCCGCACCGTCCCCGCGCTCGCAGGGTGCGCGATCGACTTCGCCTGCACCGTCGACGGTATCGACCTGGACGCCTCGATCGGCCGCCGTACGGCCTTCCGCATGGGCAGGTACACCAAATTCGCCGTACTCGCCGCGCGGGAGGCGGTGGCCGACGCGGGACTCGACCCGGGCGGCTGGGACGGCGGCCGGGTCGCGGTCGTCGTCGGCACCAGCAGCGGCGGCTCCGCCGGTCTCACCGATCAGGCACTGGTGCTGGAACGGCGCGGGCCCGAGGCGACCTCGCCGTCCGGGATCCTGCTCACCATCCCGAACATGCCCGCGGCCGAGATCGCGATCGAGATGGGAGCGACGGGCCCCAGCCTGGCACCCTGCACCGCCTGTTCGTCCGGGATCACCGCACTGTCCGTGGCCCGGGACCTGCTCGTCACCGGGCAGTGCGATCTGGCGATCGCGGGAGCCACCGAATCGACCCTCTTCCCGATCGCCATGACCGGATTCGCCAGATCCGGCGCGGCCGCCCGCGCGGACCGGGACCTGTCCCGGCTCAGCCGGCCCTTCGCGGCCGACCGGGCGGGGCTCGTCATGGGAGAGGGCGCCGCCGTCATGGTGCTGGAACGCGCGGCCGACGCCGAGGCCCGGGGTGCCGAGCCGCGCGCGCTGCTCGCGGGCACCGGCGCCACCACCGACGCCCACCACCCCACCAGCCCGCACCCCGACGGCCGACTCGCCCAGGCCGCCGTCGAGGCCGCGCTGCGCGCCGCGGGCTGGCAGGCCGCGGACGTCGAGCACATCAACGCGCACGGCACGGCCACACCGCGCAACGACGCGGCCGAAGCCGCCCTCATCGGCCGGGTCTTCCCGCACCGGCCGCCCGTCACCGCGCCCAAGGGGGTGCTGGGTCACTGCATGGGCGCGGCCGGAGCGATCGAGGCGGGGCTGACGATCCTCACACTCCAGCGCGGAATCATCCCGCCGGTCGCCAACCTGGACGCGCCCGCGCCCGGGTTCGACATCGAGTGCGTCACCAAGCAGCCCCTGGTGCTGCCCGTCCGGCGTGCCGTCAGCCACTCCTTCGGATTCGGCGGACACAACGCCGTGGTCGCGCTTCTGCGTCCGTAG
- a CDS encoding ABC transporter substrate-binding protein, which produces MGPETPRYFVPPIAGHARSAALLTAGIVLLTACGGAKDSSAARSTGADGYPVTLENCGRTVTVDAAPRRAVPVDQGSTEILLSLGLADRLAATATWTDPVMKGLEKANAGVPRISENRPSSEKVLDQEPDFVSASFESTLAKGGVAPREQFEELGVPTYVSPADCTAKDNSKDGDGVRTGALTMDSVYAEVRDLAKVFGVPERGEKLVADLRARVRKATGGIDASGATLMYWFANSESPYLAGCCGAPGVITRELGAKNVFDDTHEEWPQINWETVADRNPDVLVIGDLTRKSETAESAVRKIAFLESNPATKNMDAVRHKRYVLLSGQAMNPSIRTVEGVERVAAGLRTFGLAG; this is translated from the coding sequence ATGGGCCCAGAGACGCCGAGGTACTTCGTGCCGCCCATAGCCGGCCACGCCCGCTCCGCCGCCCTGCTCACAGCCGGAATCGTTCTGCTGACCGCCTGCGGCGGTGCCAAGGACAGTTCCGCGGCCAGGTCCACGGGGGCCGACGGCTATCCCGTGACCCTGGAGAACTGCGGACGCACCGTCACCGTGGACGCCGCTCCGCGCCGTGCCGTCCCGGTCGACCAGGGGTCCACCGAGATTCTGCTCTCGCTCGGCCTCGCCGACCGGCTGGCGGCCACGGCCACCTGGACCGACCCGGTGATGAAGGGCCTGGAGAAGGCCAACGCCGGCGTCCCGAGGATCTCCGAGAACCGTCCCTCGTCCGAGAAGGTCCTCGACCAGGAGCCCGACTTCGTCAGCGCGTCCTTCGAGTCGACGCTCGCCAAGGGCGGCGTGGCCCCCCGCGAGCAGTTCGAGGAACTGGGCGTCCCCACCTACGTCTCGCCCGCCGACTGCACCGCCAAGGACAACAGCAAGGACGGCGACGGGGTCCGCACCGGAGCGCTGACCATGGACAGTGTCTACGCCGAAGTACGCGACCTGGCCAAGGTGTTCGGTGTTCCGGAGCGGGGCGAGAAGCTCGTGGCGGACCTGCGTGCCCGGGTGCGGAAGGCGACCGGCGGCATCGACGCCTCCGGCGCCACCTTGATGTACTGGTTCGCCAACTCCGAGTCCCCTTATCTGGCGGGCTGTTGCGGAGCGCCCGGTGTCATCACCCGTGAGCTCGGTGCGAAGAACGTCTTCGACGACACCCATGAGGAATGGCCGCAGATCAACTGGGAGACCGTCGCCGACCGCAACCCGGATGTACTGGTCATCGGCGACCTGACCCGCAAGTCGGAGACCGCCGAGAGCGCGGTGCGGAAGATCGCGTTCCTGGAGTCCAACCCCGCCACGAAGAACATGGACGCCGTACGGCACAAGCGCTATGTGCTGCTCAGCGGCCAGGCCATGAACCCGTCGATCCGTACGGTCGAGGGTGTGGAGCGCGTGGCGGCCGGGCTGCGTACGTTCGGGCTCGCGGGGTGA
- a CDS encoding FecCD family ABC transporter permease, whose product MTDTGQAAEVGERTLPAAGEPGRPGIRGVRSGFLWAGGLLLLVLSVAVAVTIGPARISVGDVRSTVASHLGLGESPLSPIRDGIIWNLRMPRTLLAAVCGAGLAVCGTVMQSLLRNPLADPFVLGVSSGASTGAVVVVVLGVGGGAVSLSAGAFIGALCSFALVLLLSHTLGGSTDRVVLSGVAAMQLFSALTSFVVMTAADAEQTRGVLFWLLGSLGGVGWTDVWICSAVLAVTLTICLGHARTLDAFAFGQDAAATLGVHVGRTRIVLLCTTALLTAALVSSAGAIGFVGLVLPHAARALTGSGHRRLLPVTALAGAVFLVWVDTLARTVLDPQEVPVGVVTALIGVPAFVLVLYRTRRSA is encoded by the coding sequence GTGACGGACACCGGACAGGCCGCGGAGGTGGGCGAGCGCACGCTCCCCGCGGCCGGTGAGCCCGGGCGTCCGGGCATCCGGGGTGTCCGCAGCGGATTCCTGTGGGCCGGCGGGCTCCTGCTGCTCGTCCTGTCCGTCGCGGTGGCCGTCACCATCGGTCCGGCCCGGATCTCCGTCGGCGACGTCCGGTCCACGGTCGCCTCCCACCTCGGGCTCGGGGAGTCGCCGCTCAGCCCGATCCGGGACGGCATCATCTGGAACCTGCGCATGCCCAGGACCCTGCTCGCCGCCGTCTGCGGCGCCGGGCTGGCGGTCTGCGGCACCGTCATGCAGTCGCTCCTGCGCAACCCGCTCGCCGACCCGTTCGTCCTCGGCGTCTCCTCCGGGGCGTCGACCGGCGCGGTCGTGGTCGTCGTCCTCGGGGTCGGCGGGGGAGCGGTGTCCCTGTCGGCCGGCGCGTTCATCGGGGCGCTGTGCTCCTTCGCGCTGGTCCTGCTGCTCAGCCACACCCTCGGCGGCAGCACCGACCGGGTGGTCCTGTCCGGGGTCGCGGCCATGCAGCTCTTCTCCGCACTCACCTCCTTCGTCGTGATGACCGCCGCCGACGCCGAGCAGACCCGCGGGGTGCTGTTCTGGCTGCTGGGCTCGCTCGGCGGCGTCGGCTGGACCGATGTGTGGATCTGCTCCGCCGTGCTCGCCGTGACGCTGACGATCTGCCTCGGCCATGCCCGTACGCTCGACGCCTTCGCCTTCGGCCAGGACGCCGCCGCAACCCTCGGTGTCCACGTCGGGCGCACCCGGATCGTGCTGCTCTGCACGACCGCGCTGCTGACCGCCGCACTCGTCAGCTCGGCCGGCGCCATCGGCTTCGTCGGCCTGGTGCTGCCGCACGCGGCCCGTGCGCTCACCGGTTCCGGACATCGCAGACTGCTGCCTGTCACCGCGCTGGCCGGGGCCGTGTTCCTGGTGTGGGTCGACACCCTCGCGCGAACCGTCCTCGATCCGCAGGAGGTTCCGGTGGGCGTCGTCACCGCCCTGATCGGGGTGCCCGCCTTCGTCCTCGTCCTCTACCGCACCCGGCGGTCCGCATGA
- a CDS encoding ABC transporter ATP-binding protein, whose product MTPPARDGLRADRVSREAGGRLILDGVSLTPPPGATVGLIGPNGSGKSTLLRILAGVLAPHAGTVTLDDDPLAAIGRRTVAQRVAVVDQHSLTQVELSVVDVVRLGRIPHRRAWSAPTAADEAAVREALERTGLTGRREQSWHTLSGGERQRVQIARALAQQPRELLLDEPTNHLDVQHQLELLSLVTSLPLTAVIALHDLNLAAMFCERIVVMNGGRVVAGGSPAEVITQELIADVYRVRAVVTPDGPEGRPSVRFRPGRP is encoded by the coding sequence ATGACCCCGCCCGCCCGCGACGGGCTGCGGGCCGACCGGGTCAGCCGGGAGGCGGGCGGCCGCCTCATTCTGGACGGGGTGTCGCTGACTCCGCCGCCCGGTGCCACCGTCGGGCTGATCGGCCCGAACGGCTCGGGCAAGTCGACCCTGCTGCGGATACTGGCCGGAGTCCTCGCCCCACACGCCGGCACGGTCACCCTCGACGACGACCCGCTGGCCGCTATCGGCCGCCGCACGGTGGCCCAGCGGGTCGCGGTGGTCGACCAGCACTCCCTCACCCAGGTCGAGCTGAGTGTCGTGGACGTCGTACGTCTCGGCCGCATCCCGCACCGCCGTGCCTGGTCGGCGCCGACGGCCGCGGACGAGGCCGCGGTACGCGAGGCCCTGGAGCGGACCGGTCTCACCGGCCGCCGGGAGCAGTCCTGGCACACCCTCTCCGGCGGGGAGCGCCAGCGCGTCCAGATCGCCCGCGCGCTGGCCCAGCAGCCGCGCGAACTGCTGCTGGACGAACCGACGAACCACCTGGACGTCCAGCACCAGCTGGAACTGCTGTCCCTGGTCACCTCGCTGCCGCTGACGGCTGTCATCGCCCTGCACGACCTCAATCTGGCCGCGATGTTCTGCGAGCGGATCGTGGTGATGAACGGGGGCCGGGTGGTCGCGGGAGGGTCCCCGGCCGAGGTGATCACCCAGGAGCTCATCGCGGATGTCTACCGGGTCAGGGCCGTCGTGACACCGGACGGCCCCGAGGGACGGCCCTCGGTGCGCTTCCGTCCCGGGCGGCCCTGA
- a CDS encoding PRC and DUF2382 domain-containing protein has product MGAADGFTDSGELDGLTVYDTAGEKIGNVGRVYVDDNTGRPDWITVKTGLFGMKESFVPLAGARRVGSDLHISHPKDRVKEAPRVDADAHLSVSEEEELYRHYGLTRNTGANLGDRSGAAGTTGTGAPTTSGTGSMGAAGAGAAAGAGAMGAAGAARNTTADRKPATGTAGAASGTGMGRHRDTETSGTARPLVGAGAGAERSSADLGGKEELIRSEEQLRIGTEEYESGKARLHKYVVTENVTRTVPVTHEEVRVVREPLRPGDKTARSGIHEQDVEVTLHAERATMRKETVPVERVRMETKKVTEQKEVSAELRKEQIDYADGITKDGKDIGGEFGQGRRR; this is encoded by the coding sequence ATGGGAGCCGCTGACGGTTTCACGGATTCCGGAGAGCTCGACGGCCTGACGGTGTACGACACCGCGGGCGAGAAGATCGGCAACGTGGGGCGGGTGTATGTCGACGACAACACCGGCCGACCGGACTGGATCACGGTGAAGACCGGCCTGTTCGGTATGAAGGAGAGTTTCGTGCCTCTCGCCGGAGCCCGTCGCGTGGGCTCCGACCTGCACATCTCCCATCCGAAGGACCGCGTCAAGGAAGCCCCCCGGGTGGACGCGGACGCACATCTCTCCGTCTCCGAGGAGGAGGAGCTCTACCGGCACTACGGCCTGACCAGGAACACCGGCGCCAATCTCGGCGACCGTTCCGGGGCCGCGGGCACAACCGGCACCGGTGCACCGACCACGTCCGGGACCGGCAGCATGGGCGCGGCCGGAGCGGGCGCGGCCGCCGGAGCCGGGGCCATGGGCGCGGCAGGCGCCGCACGCAACACCACCGCAGACCGCAAGCCGGCGACCGGCACCGCCGGTGCGGCCTCCGGCACCGGCATGGGCAGGCACCGGGACACCGAGACCTCCGGTACGGCGCGTCCGCTGGTCGGAGCCGGAGCGGGCGCCGAACGGTCCTCCGCCGACCTGGGCGGCAAGGAGGAACTCATCCGCTCCGAGGAACAACTGCGCATCGGCACCGAGGAGTACGAGAGCGGCAAGGCCCGCCTGCACAAGTACGTCGTGACCGAGAACGTCACCAGGACCGTGCCCGTGACGCACGAAGAGGTTCGCGTGGTGCGCGAGCCGCTGCGGCCCGGCGACAAGACGGCCCGCTCGGGCATCCACGAGCAGGATGTGGAGGTCACTCTGCACGCCGAACGCGCCACGATGCGGAAGGAGACCGTGCCGGTCGAGCGGGTACGGATGGAAACCAAGAAGGTGACCGAGCAGAAGGAAGTCTCCGCGGAACTGCGCAAGGAGCAGATCGACTACGCGGACGGCATCACCAAGGACGGCAAGGACATAGGCGGCGAGTTCGGTCAGGGACGGCGCCGCTGA
- a CDS encoding adenosylcobinamide amidohydrolase — translation MNLHHLVWRLGSGWRVCSSAVLGGGIGPRDWILNAQVPGGYPRMDPDRHLAEIAAAEHLTGPGAGLMTAADVTAYTVAAEDGVTATATCGLGVRGWAAAPGEDTGTPPRPGTVNIVVTLPVPLSDAALVNAVATATEAKVQALLDAGLDCSGTPTDSVCVAAPAPEAGPGEPFAGPRSRWGARLARAVHAAVLEGALRQS, via the coding sequence GTGAACCTGCACCATCTGGTGTGGCGGCTGGGGTCCGGGTGGCGGGTGTGCAGCAGCGCCGTGCTCGGCGGCGGCATCGGCCCGCGCGACTGGATCCTCAACGCCCAGGTGCCCGGCGGCTATCCACGGATGGACCCCGACCGCCACCTCGCCGAGATCGCCGCAGCGGAACACCTCACCGGGCCGGGCGCAGGACTGATGACGGCCGCCGACGTCACCGCGTACACAGTCGCCGCGGAAGACGGCGTGACGGCCACCGCCACCTGCGGCCTGGGAGTACGCGGCTGGGCGGCGGCCCCGGGAGAGGACACCGGAACACCGCCGCGGCCCGGCACGGTCAACATCGTCGTCACCCTCCCCGTGCCGCTCTCCGACGCCGCACTCGTCAACGCCGTCGCCACCGCCACCGAGGCCAAGGTCCAGGCCCTCCTCGATGCCGGACTCGACTGCTCCGGCACCCCCACCGACTCCGTCTGCGTCGCCGCCCCCGCACCGGAGGCCGGACCGGGCGAACCGTTCGCCGGGCCGCGCTCGCGCTGGGGCGCGCGACTCGCCAGAGCCGTACACGCTGCGGTACTGGAAGGCGCGCTGCGGCAATCCTGA
- a CDS encoding NAD(P)-dependent oxidoreductase: MGPATADAVPQRPVVAVLGTGIMGSGMARSLLRAGLEVRAWNRTQAKAAPLATDGATVTSTAADAVRGADVVLTMLNDGTSVAAALTAASDGVHRGQILLQSSTVGPDASVELAQRAADLGLVYLDAPVSGTRQPAEQGALTVFVSGPSAVRGVVAPVLDAIGQRTVWVAEEPGAASGLKLVVNTWVINLVGGVAECLNLAEGLGVNPQLFLDAVRGGPLDSGYLQGKSAAVLSGDLTPSFALSTALKDTRLILEAAERSGVRLDLTAASAARFERAEAAGHGGEDMIATYYAGRATEEDGG; encoded by the coding sequence ATGGGTCCAGCAACAGCCGACGCCGTCCCGCAGCGGCCGGTCGTCGCCGTCCTCGGTACCGGAATCATGGGATCGGGCATGGCCCGGAGCCTGCTCCGGGCCGGGCTGGAGGTCCGCGCCTGGAACCGCACGCAGGCCAAGGCGGCGCCGCTCGCCACGGACGGCGCCACGGTCACGAGCACGGCGGCGGATGCCGTACGCGGCGCCGATGTCGTCCTCACCATGCTCAACGACGGGACCTCCGTCGCCGCCGCGCTCACCGCCGCATCCGACGGGGTGCACCGCGGCCAGATCCTGCTGCAGAGCTCCACGGTGGGACCGGACGCCTCGGTCGAGCTGGCGCAACGCGCCGCGGACCTGGGCCTCGTCTACCTCGACGCCCCGGTCTCCGGAACCAGGCAGCCCGCGGAGCAGGGCGCACTGACCGTCTTCGTCTCCGGGCCGTCCGCCGTTCGTGGAGTGGTCGCCCCCGTGCTCGACGCGATCGGACAGCGCACGGTCTGGGTCGCCGAGGAACCGGGAGCCGCCTCCGGGCTGAAGCTCGTGGTCAACACCTGGGTGATCAACTTGGTGGGCGGCGTGGCGGAATGCCTCAACCTCGCCGAGGGGCTCGGCGTGAACCCGCAGCTGTTCCTCGACGCCGTGCGGGGCGGCCCGCTCGACTCCGGCTATCTGCAGGGCAAGTCCGCCGCGGTCCTGTCCGGCGACCTCACCCCGAGCTTCGCGCTGTCCACGGCCCTCAAGGACACCCGCCTCATCCTCGAAGCCGCCGAGCGGTCCGGCGTACGGCTGGACCTGACCGCCGCCTCGGCCGCCCGCTTCGAGCGCGCCGAAGCGGCGGGGCACGGCGGCGAGGACATGATCGCCACGTACTACGCCGGCCGGGCCACGGAGGAGGACGGCGGCTGA
- the metX gene encoding homoserine O-acetyltransferase MetX: MLPLPPATGGRREGDPPGRRSWVRLDRPLPLESGGVLPGVELAYETWGRPAADGSNAVLVLHALTGDSHVAGPAGPGHPSAGWWDALVGPGRALDTERWFVVAPNVLGGCQGSTGPSSRRPDGARWGGDFPYLTVRDQVAAEAALADALGIGRWAAVIGGSMGGIRALEWAVGLPERTGSLLVLAAPAAASAEQIAWGALQISAIRSDPAWRGGDYHDAAPGEGPHGGLGLARRIAHVTYRSEPELGSRFGGEAQPGEHPRQGGRYRVESYLDHHAAKLVRRFDAGSYVALTEAMNGHDVGRGRGGTAQALGRARMPALVAGIDSDRLYPPAQQAELATLLPGADRVRIVESPYGHDGFLIETDQVDSLVRELLRDRPNQDRPDRDQPDRDQPDRGR, from the coding sequence GTGCTCCCCCTCCCGCCGGCCACCGGAGGCCGGCGGGAGGGGGATCCGCCGGGCCGTCGCTCCTGGGTGCGCCTGGACCGGCCGCTGCCGCTGGAGTCGGGCGGTGTGCTGCCCGGTGTGGAGCTGGCGTACGAGACCTGGGGACGCCCGGCGGCCGACGGCTCCAACGCGGTCCTGGTGCTGCATGCCCTGACCGGGGACAGCCATGTGGCCGGGCCCGCGGGTCCCGGGCACCCCTCGGCCGGCTGGTGGGACGCGCTGGTCGGTCCCGGCAGGGCGCTGGACACCGAGCGCTGGTTCGTCGTCGCGCCGAATGTGCTCGGCGGCTGTCAGGGCAGTACCGGTCCGTCGTCGAGGCGCCCGGACGGGGCACGCTGGGGCGGCGACTTCCCCTATCTGACGGTCCGTGACCAGGTGGCGGCCGAGGCGGCACTGGCCGATGCGCTGGGCATCGGCCGGTGGGCGGCGGTGATCGGCGGGTCGATGGGCGGCATACGGGCGCTCGAATGGGCCGTCGGCCTGCCGGAGCGCACCGGATCGCTGCTGGTGCTCGCGGCGCCCGCCGCGGCCTCGGCCGAGCAGATCGCCTGGGGGGCTCTGCAGATCTCCGCGATCCGCTCCGATCCCGCGTGGCGGGGCGGCGACTACCACGACGCGGCACCGGGCGAGGGCCCGCACGGGGGCCTCGGCCTGGCCCGCAGGATCGCCCACGTCACCTACCGCAGCGAGCCGGAGCTCGGCTCCCGGTTCGGTGGCGAGGCGCAGCCCGGTGAACACCCCCGGCAGGGCGGGCGGTACCGGGTGGAGTCGTATCTCGACCATCACGCGGCCAAGCTGGTGCGCCGCTTCGACGCGGGCAGTTACGTCGCGCTGACCGAGGCGATGAACGGGCACGACGTGGGGCGTGGGCGGGGTGGCACCGCGCAGGCGCTGGGCCGTGCGCGGATGCCCGCGCTGGTCGCGGGCATCGATTCCGACCGGCTCTACCCGCCCGCCCAGCAGGCGGAGCTGGCCACGCTGCTGCCGGGCGCCGACCGGGTCCGAATCGTCGAGTCGCCCTACGGCCACGACGGGTTCCTGATCGAAACGGACCAAGTCGACTCTCTGGTAAGGGAGTTGCTGCGGGATCGGCCGAATCAAGACCGGCCGGATCGGGACCAGCCGGATCGCGACCAGCCGGATCGGGGCCGCTGA
- a CDS encoding putative leader peptide: MPATVTLVSRRHVDLGRLASSACSRRLRCALLR, encoded by the coding sequence ATGCCCGCGACCGTGACACTCGTCTCGCGGCGGCACGTCGATCTGGGACGCCTCGCATCCTCGGCGTGTAGCCGCCGCCTCCGCTGCGCCCTGCTCCGCTGA
- a CDS encoding thioesterase family protein, which translates to MTALPLHRETVRPEWIDYNGHMSEAFYVLVFGFATDRMMIETGLHSEYRERTGCSLYTVESHIRYLRDVAEGDRLAVRTRVLGADAKKTRFTHELYVLGPDAQEDAEPGPDAEPVATTELLALHVDQQAGRTVPFPDQVRECLTALTEAAPSWAGRSITEVPAAR; encoded by the coding sequence GTGACCGCGCTGCCCCTGCACCGGGAGACGGTGCGCCCGGAGTGGATCGACTACAACGGCCATATGAGCGAGGCGTTCTACGTACTCGTCTTCGGTTTCGCGACGGACCGGATGATGATCGAGACCGGTCTGCACTCCGAGTACCGGGAGCGCACCGGCTGTTCGTTGTACACGGTCGAGTCCCACATCCGCTATCTGCGCGATGTCGCGGAGGGCGACCGGCTCGCCGTCCGTACCCGGGTGCTCGGCGCTGACGCGAAGAAGACCCGTTTCACCCATGAGCTCTACGTGCTCGGGCCGGACGCGCAGGAGGACGCCGAACCGGGCCCGGACGCCGAGCCCGTGGCCACGACCGAACTGCTCGCCCTCCATGTGGATCAGCAGGCAGGCCGCACCGTGCCCTTCCCCGACCAGGTACGCGAGTGCCTGACCGCTCTCACGGAAGCGGCGCCCTCCTGGGCGGGCCGCTCGATCACCGAGGTTCCCGCCGCACGCTGA
- a CDS encoding 3-hydroxyacyl-CoA dehydrogenase NAD-binding domain-containing protein — protein MNPAQPSPPAHPAQAAKSVQPAPSAPAPSAPAPCAPEDVRRVACVGAGVIGGGWVAHFLARGYDVTAWDPAADAEQKLRRLVAAAWPALEQIGLAEGASPDRLTVTATLEEAVSDAQFVQESAPEKLELKRDLLARLDAAAPEGVVIASSTSGYPMSEMQTLAAGAGRLVVGHPFNPPYLIPLVEVVGGERTAPSAVGWASRFYEVAGKSVITMEREVPGFIANRLQEALWREALHMVANGEATVAEIDASITEGPGLRWACMGPMLTFALAGGEGGMAHMLDHFGPSLKAPWTRLEAPELDRELYDAVVRGCEEAAAGRTIAELVAERDRGVIDVLRATGRLADRRTEGAAK, from the coding sequence ATGAACCCCGCACAGCCCAGCCCGCCCGCACACCCCGCCCAGGCAGCGAAGTCCGTTCAGCCGGCACCCAGCGCCCCTGCTCCCAGCGCCCCTGCTCCCTGCGCACCCGAGGACGTACGCCGGGTGGCGTGCGTGGGGGCCGGAGTGATCGGCGGCGGCTGGGTCGCACACTTCCTCGCCCGTGGCTACGACGTCACCGCCTGGGACCCGGCCGCCGACGCCGAACAGAAGCTGCGTCGGCTGGTGGCCGCCGCCTGGCCGGCGCTGGAGCAGATCGGCCTCGCCGAAGGGGCTTCGCCGGACCGGCTCACGGTCACCGCGACGCTCGAAGAGGCCGTGTCCGACGCCCAGTTCGTCCAGGAGAGCGCCCCCGAGAAGCTGGAGCTCAAGCGCGATCTGCTGGCCCGCCTCGACGCGGCCGCGCCCGAGGGGGTCGTGATCGCGTCCTCGACGTCCGGCTACCCGATGAGCGAGATGCAGACCCTGGCCGCGGGCGCCGGACGGCTGGTCGTGGGACACCCGTTCAACCCTCCGTATCTGATCCCGCTGGTCGAGGTGGTGGGCGGCGAACGGACCGCGCCGTCCGCGGTCGGCTGGGCGTCCCGCTTCTACGAGGTCGCCGGAAAGTCCGTCATCACGATGGAACGCGAGGTCCCGGGCTTCATCGCGAACCGCCTTCAGGAGGCGCTGTGGCGCGAGGCGCTGCACATGGTCGCCAACGGTGAGGCGACGGTGGCGGAGATCGACGCCTCCATCACCGAGGGTCCCGGGCTGCGCTGGGCGTGCATGGGGCCGATGCTCACGTTCGCGCTCGCGGGCGGCGAAGGCGGTATGGCTCACATGCTGGACCACTTCGGCCCTTCCCTGAAGGCTCCGTGGACACGGCTCGAAGCCCCCGAACTGGACCGGGAGTTGTACGACGCGGTGGTGCGCGGCTGCGAGGAGGCGGCGGCGGGCCGTACCATCGCCGAGCTCGTCGCCGAACGCGACCGCGGCGTCATCGATGTCCTGCGCGCGACCGGCCGGCTCGCCGATCGGCGCACCGAGGGAGCGGCCAAGTGA